The genomic stretch GTCGATGTCGGCGATGTCGAGAAGTCCCTCGACGTAGTCGGCAGCGATCTCGCCTTCCTGCTCGAGCGCGGCGAGATCAGGAGCCTTCTTCTGCTCGGCCTCGGTCATGGCCGGCCCCTCCTTCGTGTTCAAGACTTCTTGCTGCCGGTGCGCTTGCTGCGGGGCTGGCGGCTCGGCTGCTGCCTGATGATCTTAGGCTCCGGCGGGGGCGGAGGCGCCTGCTCTTCCGGCGGGGTCTTGCGGAGCTTGGCGATCAGGCCCTGCTTCGGCGGCACGGGGATCACGTTGCCCTTGGCGTCGAACTCGGGCATCGGGTGCCGGCTGTAGAACCAGTGCTGCTGACCGAGCGTCCACACGTTGGTGGTGACCCAGTACATGATCAGACCGAGCGGGAAGTTCAGGCTGAAGAAGGCGAACAGCGGCGAGATGTACATCAGGATCTTCTGCTGCTGCGCCATGGGGTTGTCCGGCATCTGCGCCATGGAGCGGGTGACGCTCTGCCGGACGGTGAGGAACGTCGTCAGCGAGCTGATCGCGACGAAGATCCCCAGGACTACCTTGGTCTGTACGACGCCCGCGTCGAAGCCCTCGATGTCCGCCGAGGACATGAAGAAGTTGGCCGGCAGCGGCGCGCCGAAGATGTGCGCCGACCGTGCGCTGTCGACCAGTTGCTGCGACATGCCGTAGTCGGCGTCACCGTTGGCCATCTTCTGGAGCACGGTGAACATCGAGATGAAGATGGGGAACTGCGCCAGGATGGGCAGGCAGCCGCCCAGCGGGTTCGCGCCCGCTCCCTGGTAGAGGGCCATGACCTCCTGGTTCATGCGCTGCTTGTCGTTCTTGTAACGCTTTCGCAGCTCTTGAACCTTGGGGGCGAGCTCCTGCATCTTCCGCGACGAGCGCATCTGCTTCAGGAAGAGCGGGAAGATCAGGATCCGCATGAACACGGTCAGCGTGATGATCGTCAGCGCCCAGGTCAGCCCGCTGTCCGGGTTGAGGACCGTGCTAAATCCAGTATGGATCCAGATGATGACTTGGGCTACGGCTTGATACAGCCAGCTCAGCCAGGACAGCTCCACCGAGCTATCTCCCTTGCGTTTCGTGAGACCGGACCGGGCGTGGGGGCACCGGGTCTATACCTCCGGGATGGAATGGGTG from Nonomuraea polychroma encodes the following:
- the yidC gene encoding membrane protein insertase YidC, which gives rise to MELSWLSWLYQAVAQVIIWIHTGFSTVLNPDSGLTWALTIITLTVFMRILIFPLFLKQMRSSRKMQELAPKVQELRKRYKNDKQRMNQEVMALYQGAGANPLGGCLPILAQFPIFISMFTVLQKMANGDADYGMSQQLVDSARSAHIFGAPLPANFFMSSADIEGFDAGVVQTKVVLGIFVAISSLTTFLTVRQSVTRSMAQMPDNPMAQQQKILMYISPLFAFFSLNFPLGLIMYWVTTNVWTLGQQHWFYSRHPMPEFDAKGNVIPVPPKQGLIAKLRKTPPEEQAPPPPPEPKIIRQQPSRQPRSKRTGSKKS